A stretch of Natronococcus sp. CG52 DNA encodes these proteins:
- the rio1 gene encoding serine/threonine-protein kinase Rio1 yields the protein MEQGPESEYGLVDLEEAETPGDEWEEIDVSDTEADRIARKRDRKFEQFEERIKDADQFKVEQSVFDDATLAALYKLVQDGYVEAFGGPLSTGKEANVYHALGDDRDVAVKVYRINASNFRQMRDYLEGDPRFEGLGGKKKDVVLAWTKKEYANLGRAARAGVRVPEPIATERNVLVMEYIGDDEGRAKRLGEVHIENPQTAYEVMREYMRRLYSAGLIHGDLSEYNVVFDEGQLVVIDLGQAVTVHHPNSRTFLERDCENVANFFSRQGLETDPDELLEFVTDPDPDPSRD from the coding sequence ATGGAACAGGGACCGGAATCGGAGTACGGACTGGTCGATCTCGAGGAAGCCGAGACGCCGGGGGACGAGTGGGAGGAGATCGACGTCTCGGACACCGAAGCCGATCGAATCGCCCGCAAGCGCGATCGGAAGTTCGAGCAGTTCGAAGAGCGGATCAAGGACGCCGACCAGTTCAAGGTCGAGCAGTCGGTGTTCGACGATGCGACGCTGGCGGCGCTGTACAAACTGGTCCAGGACGGCTACGTCGAGGCCTTCGGCGGCCCGCTCTCGACCGGCAAGGAGGCGAACGTCTACCACGCGCTCGGCGACGACCGCGACGTCGCCGTCAAGGTCTACCGGATCAACGCCTCGAACTTCCGGCAGATGCGCGACTACCTCGAGGGCGATCCGCGCTTCGAGGGCCTAGGGGGCAAGAAGAAGGACGTCGTCCTCGCCTGGACCAAAAAGGAGTACGCCAACCTCGGACGGGCGGCCCGGGCGGGCGTCCGGGTGCCGGAGCCGATCGCGACCGAGCGCAACGTCCTCGTGATGGAGTACATCGGCGACGACGAGGGCCGCGCGAAGCGCCTCGGCGAGGTCCACATCGAGAACCCACAGACCGCCTACGAGGTCATGCGCGAGTACATGCGCCGACTCTACTCGGCGGGGCTGATCCACGGCGACCTGAGCGAGTACAACGTCGTCTTCGACGAGGGCCAGCTCGTCGTCATCGACCTCGGCCAGGCCGTGACCGTCCACCATCCCAACAGCCGCACCTTCCTCGAGCGGGACTGCGAGAACGTCGCGAACTTCTTCTCCCGGCAGGGACTCGAGACCGATCCCGACGAGTTGCTCGAGTTCGTGACGGATCCGGATCCGGATCCGTCTCGAGACTGA